The Neisseria subflava genomic interval AATCATGTCCAAACCAACGGAGCAGACGGCAGTCATGGCTTCGAGTTTGTCCAGCGTCAGCACACCGGCTTCAGCAGCCGCAATCATGCCCTCGTCTTCCGAAACAGGAATAAACGCACCGCTCAAACCACCGACCGCGCTGGAAGCCATCATGCCGCCTTTTTTCACGGCATCATTCAGCAATGCCAAAGCCGCCGTCGTGCCGTGCGTACCGCAGACGCTCAAGCCCATTTCTTCAAGAATGCGCGCCACCGAGTCGCCGACGGCAGGGGTTGGTGCCAACGACAAGTCGAGAATACCGAATGGGATATTCAGCATTTTTGAAGCTTCGCGGCCGATGAGTTCGCCCACGCGGGTAATTTTGAAAGCAGTTTTCTTCACTACTTCCGCAACTTCGGTCAATGTCGTTGCATCTGAATTTTCCAACGCGGCTTTTACGACACCCGGGCCGGAAACGCCGACATTGATAACGGCATCCGCTTCGCCCGAACCGTGAAACGCGCCCGCCATAAACGGGTTGTCTTCCACTGCATTGCAAAACACGACGATTTTGGCGCAGCTGAAACCTTCGGGCGTGATTTCAGCCGTGCGTTTGATGGTTTCGCCTGCCAGCTTGACCGCATCCATATTGATACCGGCACGCGTGCTGCCGATATTGATGGAGCTGCACACGATATCGGTGGTTTTCATTGCTTCAGGAATGGAACGGATCAGCACTTCGTCCGAAGGAGACATGCCTTTTTGCACTAACGCGGAAAAGCCGCCGATAAAGGACACGCCGATGGCTTTGGCAGCTTTATCCAAAGTTTGCGCCACGCTGACGTAAGAATCAGCATGGGTGGCCGCCGCGATTTGGGCAATCGGCGTAACGGAAATACGCTGATTCACAATCGGTACGCCGTATTTGGCAGACAGATATTTTGCCGTCGCCACCAAGTCTTTGCCGACTGTAGTGATTTTATTGTAAATGTTTTGGTTCAACACATTGATATCGCTGCTGATACAGTCGTGTAAATCAATGCCGATGGTAATGGTGCGCACGTCAAAATTCTGGTCGGCCACCATTTTGACGGTTTCTAAAATCTCGCCGGATTGAATACTCATGGCTCTCCCTCCGACTTAAATACGGTGCATGGCTTGGAAAATTTCTTCGTTTTGCATGCGGATATCAAGCGCGAGTTTTTTGCTCTCTTCCGCAAACAAATCCAAAACCTCTTGACGCGATTTGGTGCATTTTGAAGTATCCACCAAAATAATCATGGTAAAAAAATCGTCCATTAGCTGTTGGCTGATGTTGAGAATATTGATTTGGTTTTCCGCTAAAATTTTGGAAACGTCGTACACAATGCCCACACGGTCTTTGCCGATGACGGTGATGACTGAATTGTTCATAACGCTGTTTCTCCTGATAGGATATTTGAAAAGTGTTGACAATTATAACACTCAGGCCGTCTGAAAAACTGTTTCAGACGGCCTGAGTATTCAAATTTCAATTTTAATTATCGTCCTGCTTTCAAACCCTGCCACAGGCGAACGCTGAGTTTGCTCGCATCGGTTGACTTAGGCGAAACGATGAAACTTTTTTCCATCAATTCTTTATTCGGGAAAATCGATGTATCGGATGTGTACTTTTCATCCATCAAATCACGCGCCGGACGGCTGGCCGGAGCATAAGTCACATAGTTGCCGTTTTTAGCCGCTGTTTCCGGATTGAGCGTGTGATTGATGTATTTGTGTGCATTGGCCACATTTTGCGCATCACGCGGAATCATCAGCGAATCCACCCAAATACCAACGCCGCTTTTCGGCGCCAATACTTCGACTTCGACGCCGTTTCCAGCCTCTTTGGCACGGGTTTTGGCAATATTGAGGTCGCCGCCGTAGCCTACCGATACGCAAAGATTACCGGCCGCCATATCGTCGATATAGCCGGACGAAGTAAAGCGTTTGATATCGGGACGCACTTTTTTCATCATTTCAAC includes:
- a CDS encoding PFL family protein encodes the protein MSIQSGEILETVKMVADQNFDVRTITIGIDLHDCISSDINVLNQNIYNKITTVGKDLVATAKYLSAKYGVPIVNQRISVTPIAQIAAATHADSYVSVAQTLDKAAKAIGVSFIGGFSALVQKGMSPSDEVLIRSIPEAMKTTDIVCSSINIGSTRAGINMDAVKLAGETIKRTAEITPEGFSCAKIVVFCNAVEDNPFMAGAFHGSGEADAVINVGVSGPGVVKAALENSDATTLTEVAEVVKKTAFKITRVGELIGREASKMLNIPFGILDLSLAPTPAVGDSVARILEEMGLSVCGTHGTTAALALLNDAVKKGGMMASSAVGGLSGAFIPVSEDEGMIAAAEAGVLTLDKLEAMTAVCSVGLDMIAVPGDTPAHTISGIIADEAAIGMINSKTTAVRIIPVTGKTVGDSVEFGGLLGYAPVMPVKEGSCEVFVNRGGRIPAPVQSMKN
- a CDS encoding ACT domain-containing protein, which translates into the protein MNNSVITVIGKDRVGIVYDVSKILAENQINILNISQQLMDDFFTMIILVDTSKCTKSRQEVLDLFAEESKKLALDIRMQNEEIFQAMHRI